TTTTCGGTCGCGCCGGTAAAGGCGCCCTTCTCATGGCCGAAGAGGATGCTCTCGACGAGGTTATGCGGGATGGCCCCGCAGTTGACGGTAACGAAGGGCTTGCTCGCCCGGTCGCTTGCCGCCTGTATCGCCCGCGCCACCATCTCCTTGCCGACGCCGGATTCGCCCTCGAGCACGACCGGAATGTTCGACTGCGCGGCACGCCGCGCCAGATCGAGGACGCGGATCATCGCCGGGCTTGCCGAGACGATATCGTCGAAACCGATCGCGCCGCCACGCGGCCGGCGAGCGGTTTTGACCCTTCCGTCGCGGCTTGCCATCTTCAGCGCATTGCCGATGGCAATCGACAGCCGCTCCGGGGAGACCGGCTTGACGAGGAAATCGAAGGCACCCGCCTGCATCGCCTGCACGACCGTCTCGATGCCGCCCTGCCCTGTCTGGACGATGACCGGCGTATCGATACCCCTTTCGGCAAGCGCCTCGAGAAAGCCGTGGCCGTTCATCTCCGGCATCAGCAGATCGAGCAGGATGACATTGATCATGCCGCCCTTGCGCTCCAGGAGTTCGAGCCCGCTGCGCCCGTTGTCGGCGAGATGCGCGACATGGCCGAGCCGCTCGATCATGTTCGTCAGCAAACGGCGCTGCACCGGATCGTCATCGATGACAAGAATATGGGATGTCACGAAAGCCTCCTGCTTAGGACACGCGGTACTCTTTGGCCAGCCTCATGTGCCAAATCATGCCAGCCATTCGTGCCATAGAGGACTGAACATCGTGTTTTGAGAAATGCTTGCATTTTAGCCATTGCGGACGATAGCAATGCGCCCCATATCGCTTGCCTGCTCCAGGCAAAACGGGAGACCCGCCAATGACACTCGCTTCGCCCCTTCTCGCCGCCTTCGGTCCCTCCCCAGTGCGCGCGCCGGCGGTGCAGGCGGCGAGCGCAGTTGCCGACCTCGGCGATCTGCCCACCTGGCGGCTCGAGGATCTCTACGCCTCCGCCGGCTCCGACGAATTCCGCCGTGATCTCGCAAAGGCCGAAGCCGACGCGCTTGCCTTCGAGAACAGGTGGAAGGGCAATCTGGCAGACGCCGCCGCCAGGACGGGCGATCAAGGCATCGGCGCGGCCGTCAAGGAGTTCGAGGCGCTCGAGGACCTGATGGGCCGCATCGCCTCCTTCGCCGGCCTCACCTATTTCTCGGACACGTCCAATCCGGCGAACGGCAAGCTTTACGGCGACGTCCAATCGAAGCTCACCGATATATCGGCGCATCTGTTGTTCTTCTCGCTGGAGCTCAACCGGATCGACGACAAGGTAATCGACGCCACGCTCGAGGCGGACAGCCTTGCCGGCCATTACAAGCCGTGGATTCTCGACCTGCGCAAGGACAAGCCCTACCAACTCGACGACAGGCTGGAGCAGCTCTTCCTGGAAAAGTCGATGACCGGGGCGAACGCCTTCAACCGGCTGTTCGACGAGACGATCGCGTCGCTGACCTTCTCGGTCGACGGAGAAGCGCTGCCGCTCGAGGTGACGTTGAACCTCTTGCAGGATGCGTCCTCCGAAAACCGCAAGAAGGCGGCGATCGCGCTTGCCGAGACCTTCAAGGCGAATATCCGCACCTTCACACTGGTCACCAATACGCTCGCCAAGGACAAGGAAATTTCCGACCGCTGGCGTGGCTTCGAGGACATCGCCGACAGCCGCCATCTCGCCAACCGGGTCGAGCGCGAAGTGGTGGACGCGCTTGCCGCGGCGGTCAAGGACGCCTATCCGCGCCTCTCGCATCGCTACTATGGGCTGAAAGCCAAGTGGCTCGGCATGGAGCAGATGGAGTTCTGGGACCGCAACGCGCCCCTGCCGGAAACACCGAACGCGCTGATCCCCTGGGGCGAGGCGAAGGACACGGTCCTATCCGCCTATCACGGCTTCGCGCCGGAAATGGCATCGATCGCCCGGCGCTTCTTCGATGACCGCTGGATCGACGCACCCGTGCGGCCGGGCAAGGCGCCCGGCGCCTTCGCCCATCCGACGGTCCCCTCCGTGCATCCTTACGTGCTCGTCAATTACATGGGCAAACCGCGCGACGTGATGACGCTCGCCCATGAACTCGGGCATGGCGTCCACCAGGTGCTCGCCGGTGGGCAGGGCGCGCTGATGGCATCGACCCCGCTGACGCTCGCGGAAACCGCCTCGGTCTTCGGCGAGATGCTGACCTTCCGCGCCCTCCTCGACCGGACCAAGGACAAGCGCGAGCGCAAGGCCATGCTCGCCCAGAAGGTCGAGGACATGATCAACACGGTCGTGCGCCAGATCGCCTTCTACGAATTCGAACGCAAGGTCCATACGGCGCGCAAACAGGGCGAGTTGACCGCCGACGATCTCGGCGAACTGTGGCTGTCGGTGCAGCGCGAAAGCCTCGGGCCGGCCATCCGGATTTCGGAAGGCTATGAAACCTACTGGGCCTATATCCCGCATTTCATCCATTCACCCTTCTATGTCTATGCCTATGCCTTCGGCGATTGCCTGGTGAATTCGCTCTATGCCGTCTATCGGAACGCCGAGAGCGGCTTCCAGGAGAAATACTTCAACCTGCTGAAGGCCGGCGGGACCAAGCATCACTCCGAACTCCTTGCACCCTTCGGGCTCGATGCCGCCGATCCGTCGTTCTGGGCACAGGGCTTGTCGATGATTGAAGGGCTGATCGATGAACTGGAGGCGCTTGATAAGGCGTGATCCGCGCCCCGCGGAACGTTGACCGACTGACAGCGACCAGCCTCGATGATTGACCACGCGCCCTTTGTCCTCTTCCGGGACGACAGCGAAGACCGCACGACGGTGTTCGCTGAACCTTCGCGCATGATCACGGCGCGCACGCGGGCGGAGTTCCGACGCGGACTTTCAGAACTCGAGGCTGCCCGCCGCGCCGGCAAATGGCTCGCCGGCTACATGGCCTATGAGGCGGGGCATCTCTTCGAGGCAAAGCTCACCCCCTTTGCCGAGGAGCAGCGCGAGACGCCGCTGATGTCCTTCGGTGTCTTCGATGCACCGGCGGAAGGCCACGCGCTCGCCGAGCCACAGCGACGCGTCGAGAACGAGCCCTTCCTTTCCGAGCTCCGGGCCGGCTGGGATTTTCCGGCCTATCGCCAGCGTTTCGAACGGCTGCACCAGCACCTGCGCCAGGGTGATTGCTACCAGGCGAACCTGACGATGCCGATCCATGCGCGCTGGTCCGGCGATCCGCGCGCCGCCTTCTGGTCGCTGATCGAACGCCAGCCGGTCAAGTACGGCGCGCTGGTGGCGCTCGATGGACCCGTCCTGCTGTCGCGATCGCCCGAGCTCTTCTTCCACGTCGATACGGACGGCTGGATCGAGACGCACCCGATGAAAGGCACCGCACCGCGTGGCGCGACCGCCCAGGAGGATGCGGCGATCATCGCGGAGATGCGCGAGGACGAGAAGACACAGGCCGAAAACCGGATGATCGTCGACCTGTTGCGCAACGACATCTCCCGCATCACCGAAGTCGGCACGCTCACCGTGCCGAAGCTCTTCGAGATCGAGACCTATCCGACGGTCCACCAGATGGTGAGCCATGTGCGGGCCAGGCTCCTGCCGGATATTTCGGTCGCCGACATCTTCGCCGCCCTCTTCCCCTGCGGCTCGATTACCGGCGCGCCGAAGATGCGGGCCATGCAGATCCTGCACGAACTGGAATCCGGCCCCCGCGACGCCTATTGCGGGGCGATCGGCTTCATCGCGCCGGATGGCGTGATGCGCTTCAACGTGGCGATCCGGACGATTTCCCTGTTTCCCGACGGCCGCGCCATCTTCAATGTCGGCGGCGGCATCGTTTTCGATTCCAGGGCCGAAGCCGAATATGACGAATGCCTGCTGAAGGCCCGCTTCGCCGTCGGCGACGCCGGGATCGCCCGATGACGGATTTCTCGCTGATCGAGACCCTGCGCTATGAGCCCGACACCGGCTTCGTCCGCCTCAGACTGCACCTCGCACGGCTGACACGCTCCGCCCGCCGCCTCGGCTTCGCCGGCGCGGCGGCCGCCGCGGCGCGGCTGCAAGAGGCGGTTCGCGAGGCGGAAGGGCCTTTGCGCGTGCGGCTCACGCTCGACCGTCACGGCGCCGTTGCGGTCACCACCGCGCCGTTCACACCGCTACCGGCCGACGCGCTGTGGCGCATCCGGATCGCCTCCACCCGGCTCGATTCTTCCGACCGGCTGCTGCGGGTGAAGACGACGCGGCGCGGCGTTTACGATGCCGCACGCAGCGAGTTTTCCCCGGATCAGGCCGACGAAGTGATCCTGCTCAACGAGAGGGACGAGGTCTGCGAGGGCACGATAACCTCGATCTTCCTCGACGATGGCCATGGAGTGCTGAAGACGCCACCGATTTCCTGCGGCCTGCTCGCCGGCGTCCTCAGGACGGAACTCATCTGTCAGCGGCGCGCGCGGGTCGCGCGGCTGACGGCCGCCGACCTGCATGGTGGCCGCCTCTATGTCGGCAATTCCCTACGAGGTCTGATCCGGGCGGAACTCATGGTCTGAGCCGGGCAGGGTATAGCGCTTCACCCGGTCGCGGCCCTCGCGCTTCGCCAGATTGAGTGCCTGATTGGCGCGGGAATAGATGTCGCTGACCTTGTCGCCCTCGCGATACTCCGCAAGCCCGACCGAGCAGGTGTAGTAGAATTCCGGAATGTTCGACAGCGGCCTGGCGCCGCGCACCTTTTCCAGCAAGCGATCGAGGATGAGGTTCGACTCGCTGACCGTCGTGTCGGGCAGGATCAGCATGAAGGCCTCGCCACCGAGGCGGCCGAAGCAGTCGGAGCGACGGACGAAGCCCTGCATTTGACGCGCGAAATCGATCAGCACATCGTCGGCGCGCTGCGGACCATAGCGATCGTTGATCGCCTTGAAATAATCGATGTCGACGATCGCCACACAACCCCACATCTGCGGATTCTCGGCGCAGTTCTGGATGAATTCGGCGAGCTTACCGAGGGTATGGCGCCGATCGGGAACATGGGTCAGTTCCTCCACCGGCGTATCCCGCAAGGCGAAATCCCTGTCCTTCCGGTGCTTGCGCTCCTCCTCCCTTATGGCGGTCACGTCGACCGCCATCGAAAGCGTCCAGCCCTTTTCATCGATGGTCTCCGTCACCCACAGCGAGCGGCCGTCATGCAGTTCGGCCTCCGTCGTGCGGGACGGCACGGTGAGGCGCCGCTCGAGGGCCGTGCCGATCCAGGTATCGATGTCGTCGGTGCCGAGTATCATGCCCCGGCCCGCCGCGTGATTGCGGCGCACGATCTCTTCCCAGGTCGGCGACTCGTCGGCGCCGACATGATAGGTGGAACGGAATGCCGCATTGGCAAAGCGCAGCCGATCGTGCTGATCGTAGAGCGACATCAGCACGGGCGATCGGGCTTGCAAACCCATCAGGGCCTTGAGGTAATCACCGGTCATGGTTGGTCTGCTCCAGCTTGAACAAGAAATCAATCACGGCGCGAAGCGGACGGATCAGCTAAAGCTATAGCACGAAAAGCTTGTGGCAAGCCGTATAACATGTGAAACGAAGAGAAAATGATCAAGCCGCAGAATGTGCCAAAATCGCAGATGAAGCACACACCCTACGACGGCTCGTCGAAGCCCTTCACGATCGGGTTGACGCAACTCGACCCCGACCGATGGATTGAGCCGGACGAGGCGCTGGACTTCTATCTCTCGGAAAAGGCGCGGCTGCTGGCGGCAGATCGCGGCAGCGTCTTTGCGGCCGAGGCCGGAACGGAGATGGCCCAAACGGAGCTCCTCGATTTTCTGACCGACTATCTCCCGCACCGCTACCCGCAGGTCTACCGGCGCGAGAACGGTGCGATCATCGCCGGCAGCCGTCGTGTGGGGCTCGACGATGACGTCCCGCTCGTCACCGCCGGGTCGCTGATCCAGGACGATCTGGCGATCATGGAAAGCAAGGACGGCGAATGGCGCCTCACCGCCGGCTATGTCGCCTTTCCATCGTCCTGGTCTCTCGGCGAAAAGTTCGGCCGGTCGCTCGATGAGATCCACGCCCCGGTGCCGGGCTTCGAAGCGGGGAGCCGCAATGCGGAGCTGATCGCCCGCATGTTCGACAATCTCTCGCCGGCCCGCTTCGTCGAGCGATTCAATTGGGCGGTCAATGTCGGCGGCGCACTGCATCTACCCAAGTCGAAATCGGAAGGCATCGGCGCCGAGGCCGTCCGGCTGACCGAGGACGGCACCTTCATCCGGGTCGAAAGGCAGACGCTGCGCAAGTTGCCGCGAAGCGGCGCGATCGTCTTCACCATCCGCATCTATTCCGATCCGCTCGCCGCGCTCAGAAACCGACCCGACGCGGCCGCGCTTGCCCGTGCCTTCATCGAGCAGCTCAACGAATTGACCCTGCCGCAGGCGGCCTACAAGGGCCTGGCCAGCAAACGGGAGGCCCTGATCTCCGTCTTGCTATCGATAGCCGGTTAAGCAACATCACAAATCGCCGTTGACCCGACGGCCCTTTATTGTGACATGAAACTATGCTCTACAGCGCCGCGCAAGGGCAGCCGCGGCGGCTTTTCAGTTGAATCCGGCAGCCCCAGAGAAATCCCCAGGCGCGCTTTTCTGCGCGCATTCAAGCAGCACACAGAGACGTTTTGTCAGGAGAGACGCAAAAATGGCAGACACCAGCTACCCGGTCTATGGCGAGATTACCGGCCCGATCGTCATGATCGGCTTCGGTTCGATCGGCCACGGCACCTTGCCGCTGATCGAGCGCCACTTCAAATACGACAAGAGCCGGTTGATCGTGGTGGAGCCCCGTGAGGACGCCAAGGACACGGAGATCTTTGCGCGCCATGGCGTGCGCCACGTCCGCACCGCCGTGACCAAGGACAATTACAAGGAAGTTCTGAAGCCGCTCCTGACCGAAGGCGGCGGCCAGGGCTTCTGCGTCAACCTCTCGGTCGATACCTCTTCGCTCGACATCATCAAGCTCTGCCGCAAGCTCGACGTGCTTTATATCGACACGGTCGTCGAACCCTGGCTCGGCTTCTACTTCGACGCCGAAATGGACAACGCCGCCCGTACCAACTACGCGCTGCGTGAGACGATGCGCCGCGAAAAGGCCAAGAACCCGGGCGGCACCACGGCCGTTTCGACCTGCGGCGCCAATCCGGGCATGGTCTCCTGGTTCGTCAAGAAGGCGCTCCTCAACCTCGCCGACGATCTCGGCCTGAAATATGAGGAGCCGCACCAGGACGACCGCGAAGGCTGGGCAAAGCTGATGCGGAAAGCCGGCGTCAAGGGCATCCACATTGCCGAGCGCGACACCCAGCGCACCAAGCATCCGAAGCCGCTCAACGTCTTCTGGAACACCTGGTCGGTCGAGGGCTTCATCTCGGAAGGCTTGCAGCCGGCCGAGCTCGGCTGGGGCACCCATGAAACCTGGATGCCGAAGAACGCCAGGAAGCACAAGAAGGGCTGCAAGGCGGCGATCTATCTCGAACAGCCGGGCGCCAACACCCGGGTGCGTAGCTGGTGCCCGACGCCCGGTCCGCAATACGGCTTCCTCGTCACCCACAATGAATCGATCTCGATCGCCGACTTCTTCACCGTGCACGACAAGAATGGCGACGCCACCTATCGTCCGACCTGCCACTATGCCTACCATCCGGCCAACGACGCGGTGCTGTCGCTGCACGAGATGTTCGGCAACGGCGGAACATCGCAACCGGTGCACCACGTCCTGGACGAGACCGAACTCGAGGACGGCATCGACGAACTCGGCGTGCTCCTCTACGGCCACGACAAGAACGCCTATTGGTACGGCTCGCGCCTTTCGTTGGAAGAGACCCGCCGCATCGCCCCCTATCAGAACGCCACCGGTCTGCAGGTGACGAGCGCCGTTCTCGCCGGAATGGTCTGGGCGTTGGAGAACCCGAAGGCCGGCATCGTCGAAGCCGACGAGATGGACTACAAGCGCTGCCTCGAAGTGCAGCTTCCCTATCTCGGTCCGGTCGAGGGCCACTATACCGACTGGACGCCGCTCGACGGCCGTCCCGGCCTCTTCCCCGAAGACATCGACACCAAGGATGCTTGGCAGTTCAAGAACATCCTCGTCCGCTAAAGCGGGATGAGGAAAAGTGCGTGCGGTTTCCGCCCGCATCCCGCTCTAACCCGTTGGAATCGATCGCGCCCGGAGCTCGCCGCTCCGGGCGCCTCGACATGATTTTCGCGCCGCGCTCGTCGCTTCCTGCAATTGCCTGCAACCCACGATCGGGCCGCGAAATCGAAACTCCCCTGCGGCTTGGGTGCAACGCCCGGCGTACAAAGTCGCCCCAGAACGTTGCTCTGCTGCTCAATTTGCCGTCAAGCCGGTTCCGGCGGAGCGAAATATGCGGTAGAGCGGGGCGAGAAGAAGTCTGTAGCGGTTGCGGTTGCATCCCGCTTCAACTCGTGACGCGGGAGAAACGCCGATGAAGCCACTCGCCATAATGACCGTCCTGGCAACCGCCGCGGCGCTTGCATCATGCCAGTCGTCCCCCAGGGAAATCCGCCAGGCGCCACAGGCGCGGGCTGGCGGTGTGGAGGGATCCTGGGTCGATCCGAACGGCATCGTTTCCACCTTCGCCGCCGGCACGTTCTCGACGCGCACCACCGATAACAATCAGCTTCTCGCCTCCGGCACCTATGTGAATGTCAGCCCGACCCTCGTCGAGATCAACATGACCTCGCTGGTGCGCCAGACCCAATCCAGGGTCAACTGCGCGCTGGTGACGCCGACGCAGCTGAACTGCACGACGGATGCCGGCGCCCAGTTCTCGCTCGCCCGCCAGGGCTGAGCAGGATCAAAAGACAATACCTCTGCGAAGCCCCCAACCCGGGGGCTTCTTTGTTTCTGAATCCGGCTTAACCCTAGTTGGAATCCGGCAAAGGAGGGGCGCGTTTAGCGCTTGAAGTCCGGCGCGACTGATGAAAACATCCCGCCTGCTAAATCCACTCGGCCAGGAGAGGGTTTCCTTTCGGGGCTTGCAATCGGCTGAAGACGACAGGCAACAGGAGAACATCATGATCAGATACATGCGGACCGGTCTTCTCACCGCATCCCTTCTCGCCCTCTCATCGGGCGCCGCCTTCGCCGATTACGAATTGAACATCCTGCACATCAACGACCTGCATTCGCGCATCGAACCGATCAACAAGTTCGATTCGACCTGCTCGGCCGAGGAGGAAGGCAAGAACGAGTGCTTCGGCGGCGTCGCCCGGCTGAAGACGCTGATCGACCAGAAGCGCCAGGAGCTCACCGGCAAGAACGTGCTGCTGCTCAATGCCGGCGACAACTTTCAAGGGTCGCTCTTCTTCACCACCTACAGGGGCGCGGCGGAAGCGGAATTCCTCAACCTCATGAAGTTCGACGCGATGACCGTCGGCAACCATGAGTTCGACGAAGCCGAGGACGGGCTCGCCAGTTTCCTCGACAAGGTCACCTTCCCGGTCGTGACCGCCAACGTGTTGCCGAGCCACAAATCGAAGATCGGCGACCGGATCAAGCCGTCGATCGTGCTGGATGTCGGCGGCCAGAAGGTCGGCATCGTCGGTGCGGTCGCCAACGACACGCCGGAGCTTTCCTCGCCGGGGCCGGACATCCTGATCGGCGAGGACGTGGCAACGATCACCAGCGCGATCGAGGAATTGAAGAAACAGGGCGTCAACAAGATCGTTGCGCTGACCCATGTCGGCTATCCGCGCGACCTTGCGGCAATCGCCAAGATCCCGGATGTCGACGTCGTTGTCGGCGGCCATTCGCACAGCCTGCTCTCCAATACCGACGAGAAGGCCGAAGGCCCCTATCCGACGATGGTCGACAATCCCGGCGGCTACAAGGTGCCGGTGGTCCAGGCGGGCTCCTACAGCAAATATCTCGGCGATCTCGTCGTCACCTTCGACGACAGTGGCGTGGTCAAGGCGGCCAAGGGCGACCCGATCCTCGTCGACTCCAAGATCAAGCCGGATGAGGCAGTCGTCGCCCGCATCAAGGAGCTTGCCAAGCCGATCGAGGAGTTGAGGTCCAAGGTCGTCGCCAAGACGGAAGCGCCGATCGACGGATCGCGCGAGAACTGCCGGGCGAAGGAATGCGAGATGGGCAGTCTCGTCGCCGACGCCATGCTGGATCGCGTCAAGGGCCAGGGCGTGACGATCGCCATCACCAATGGTGGCGGCCTCAGGGCCTCGATCGACGCCGGCGACGTGACGATGGGCGAAGTGATCACCGTCCTGCCGTTCCAGAACACCGTCGCGACCTTCCAGTTGAAGGGCGCCGATATTCGTGCTGCTCTGGAGAACGGCGTCAGCCAGGTCGAGGAAGGCGGCGGGCGCTTCCCGCAGGTGGCCGGCCTCAAATTTTCCTTCGACCGTTCGAAGCCCGCCGGCAGCCGGCTGGTTTCGGTCGAAGTGAAGGAAGGGGACGCCTTCAAGCCGCTCGATCCGGAAAAGACCTATTCGCTCGTCAGCAACAACTTCATGCGCGGCGGTGGTGACGGCTACGCCGTCTTCAAGGCCAAGGGCGAGAACGCCTACGACTACGGCCCGGGCCTGGAAACGGTGCTGGCCGACTATCTCGCCGCGCATCAGCCGTTCAAGCCTTATACGGACGGCCGCATCGCGGAGGCCGCCGCTGCGGCGGGCGCCACGGCGACCGCGCCGGCTGCGGAAACCAAGCCGGCCGAGAGCGCTGCCGCAGCACCCGCTGCCCAGCCATCGGGCGAAACGGCAGCCGCCGCCGGCGGTCCGCAGAAGCACGTCATCGCCAGGGGCGACACGCTCTGGGATCTCGCCGAGTCCTTCTACGGCAACGGTGTCGAGTGGAAAAAGATCGCCGAAGCCAATGGCGACCCCGAGCCGCGGGCCCTGCATATCGGGCGGGAACTGGAGATTCCGGCGAAGTAAGACAATTTGCCTCTATGGCAAAAGCCGGCGCGGGCTTTCCCGCGCCGGCTTTTGTTTTTAGAAGGATTTGAAACTGGAGGCGTCTGAGGACATATAGGCGCCCATGAGGAAGACGATGACAGAAGTACTTGCCGAACCGACCGCCGCCGCTCACCCGCCCGTGAAATCCGGAAAGGTCGGTGTGCTGCTGGTCAATCTCGGCACGCCTGATGGCACCGACTACACCTCGATGCGTCGCTACCTCAAGGAGTTCCTGAGCGACAGGCGCGTCATCGAGTGGTCGCGCCTCTTCTGGTACCCGATCCTCTACGGCATCGTCCTCAACACGCGTCCGCAGAAGGTCGGCAAGGCCTATGAGCTGATCTGGAACAAGGAGCGGAATGAGAGCTGGCTGCGCACCTATACGCGCAACCAGGCCGCGTCGATGGCCGAGGCACTTGTCGATCATTCGCATCTCGTCGTCGATTGGGCGATGCGCTACGGCCAGCCGTCGATCACCTCGCGCATGGAGGCGCTGCAGAAACAGGGCTGCGAGCGCATTCTGGTGTTTCCACTCTATCCGCAGTATGCGGCGGCGACCACCGCGACGGTCAACGACAAGGCCTTCGAGGCGCTTCTCAAGATGCGCTGGCAGCCGGCACTGCGCACCGTGCCGCCCTATCACGACGACCCGGTCTATATCGATGCGCTCGCCGCCTCGATCGAGCACCATCTGGCAAAGCTCGACTGGCAGCCCGAGGTGGTTCTGGCCTCCTTCCACGGAATCCCGAAGAGCTATTTCGATCTCGGCGATCCCTATTACTGCCAGTGCCAGAAGACGGCGCGGCTGTTGCGCGAGAAGCTGGGCTGGACGAAGGAAAAGCTGCAGGTGACCTTCCAGTCGCGCTTCGGCCCGGAGGAATGGCTGCAACCCTATACGGACGCGACGGTCGAGAAGCTCGCCAAAGACGGCGTCAAGCGCATCGCCGTCATCAATCCGGGCTTCGTTTCCGACTGTCTGGAAACGCTCGAGGAAATCGCCGGCCAGGCAGCCGAAAGCTTCCATCACAATGGCGGCGAGAAATTCGCGCACATCCCCTGCCTGAACGACAGTCCCGAAGGCATGGCGGTGCTCAACCACGTGGTGCGCCGCGAGCTCGAAGGCTGGCTCTAATCTAGCGCGTTGCGGGCCAAGCTTCTTCTGAGATGCGAGCAAGGGCGGAATCATCGGCACCGAGCGATGATGATCGTGCCGTCCGGTTGCCTGTATCTGCAGTTGCCACGATTGTAGGACGGGGTTGTTGCAGTCCCGACCGCGGCGCCCACAAGAGCTCCGCCAGCCGCACCGGCGACCGTGCTCGTTGTGTTCCCACCGATAAGCTGGCCTGCCACAGCGCCAGTTCCAGCGCCCACCAGAGCGCCGGTCAAGCCGCGTTGATTCTGTTCTGTGGCGCAGCCGGCGGCAAGGGCGGCCGATATGGCGAGTGCGAAAGAGAGTGTCCTTCGAGTCATGGCAT
This DNA window, taken from Sinorhizobium fredii NGR234, encodes the following:
- the hemH gene encoding ferrochelatase; this encodes MTEVLAEPTAAAHPPVKSGKVGVLLVNLGTPDGTDYTSMRRYLKEFLSDRRVIEWSRLFWYPILYGIVLNTRPQKVGKAYELIWNKERNESWLRTYTRNQAASMAEALVDHSHLVVDWAMRYGQPSITSRMEALQKQGCERILVFPLYPQYAAATTATVNDKAFEALLKMRWQPALRTVPPYHDDPVYIDALAASIEHHLAKLDWQPEVVLASFHGIPKSYFDLGDPYYCQCQKTARLLREKLGWTKEKLQVTFQSRFGPEEWLQPYTDATVEKLAKDGVKRIAVINPGFVSDCLETLEEIAGQAAESFHHNGGEKFAHIPCLNDSPEGMAVLNHVVRRELEGWL
- a CDS encoding glycine zipper 2TM domain-containing protein, which codes for MTRRTLSFALAISAALAAGCATEQNQRGLTGALVGAGTGAVAGQLIGGNTTSTVAGAAGGALVGAAVGTATTPSYNRGNCRYRQPDGTIIIARCR